DNA from Rosa rugosa chromosome 6, drRosRugo1.1, whole genome shotgun sequence:
atttttttatctGTTTTCAttagacaaaagaaaatgaatttgcTCTTTGTAACAAGAAGCTTTCAGAACAATCTGCGTAAGGAAAAACTAAGAACCATTTACTAGAGGAATGAAACATATATTTTGACAAAAACTAAAGGAAAAAAGAACATTCTTATTGAAATGAATATATTTCATCGAGTTAACATACAAAACATATAAATCTGCAATAGATCGACCACCTCATCGATTAAGTCCATTTTACAGCATACAAGGAGCTGTTAATTAGACCATAGGGCCAGAAAATAATGCCCATTACATCCCAATACAATTAATACTTCAATTACATCAAATTCACTTTCAGAGCCCACCTGCTaactatataatatatatattatatatacccATATTACAAGTGTAACAATGGTGGACTTAACTTACTACTTAGACAGAAGTTCATCAGAACTTAGGTTATATTGTTTTAGATTATTAATGTACAGGAACTTTGAGAGATCATAATCAATAACCTCCACTTTCCCTTATGGACTTAAAATCCTATGATCAGAGTATACACTAAACAATGATTTCAAGGTGTCATCACTTCCACATTTCAAGTTGACAACTAAAGGTTGTCAATTGAGGCATTTCCAGCTGCACGCATTAGTTAATATCTTGCTTTGTCCCGAGTATCATGAATAGCCATTTCCCTTTGAAACATCATCCTGGCTGAGTTGTGAAGCTACAAACTTGTCAAGCACTCGCCAATCGGTTAGTTGATCATCATCTACAGCCTGCAGCTCATTGCTGTTATTACCATACACTGCATGAAAGTTCTGGTTAATGTCAATGCTATATGCAGCCGCTGTCATAGAGTTTGAACTCACAGCAGCATTGGCTGAAGATTGAAGTAGTAGTTTCGGGCTGTCTAGAAGCGGGAGCTGGAAGAAGTGCTCGTTCGGAACATGGTGCTGAAATGGCAAGTGATCTAGCTCTTTCTTGCAAGGATAGTTAGGAAAGTGACCATGGTATGCCATCTGATTATTGATGGAGCTGTTGGAGTTGTTGTGGTTTGGTGAATCCAAGTCTGGCATGAAGGAGACATGCTCATCGTACCAACAAGGGGATTCGTGTTCACTCATCCTTCGCATGCTTGGGAGTTTCTTCTTGAAAACCCTACACACAACCCATCCTTCTTCCTGCTTCATCAATTGCACAAACAAAACCTCACTATTAATTATCATCTTTGAGCGCACCGCTACACTCATCAAATTTGTTCACTAATATGACAATATTGTGTGTAAAAGACCGATCATCTTGACAATATTTCTTTTAAGATACTTATATGTCTACATAAATTGATGGATCCAAGGAGGTTAGTGAACTCAATTCTAACTCAATACTTTTATGGAGCCATGAAAATATCTACATGTTTGTTAAGGAGTTTGGAGGACGCTTAGCAAAGAGAAAACTTGCTAAGGAGTGGGGAGGCACATCACATATATAGACTGAAACAATGTGTTTGTCAAATGTCAAGTTGTCTAAGAAAATCTGTAGTAATGCAAAGTAGGCAAGTTTCATTCCTTTGATCCATAGGTGGTGAACAAATTTGATTAGCTTAGCGCATCCAAGTACATGAGCATTTGAAGTTGAACAATGCAAGAAATTCATTAGTATGATTATACTTGCCTGGGGAGCTCCATTTTCATCAGTTTCAAGGCGGtattcatgcataatccaatcCGACTTTTGTCCATTTGGGGCTCGACCTTTGTAAAACACCAAGGTCTTCCTCATCCCAATTAAGTCATGCTTTGCATAAATGGCCTTGTCCCTTCCGGTGGCTTTCCAGAACCCAGCTGCAGTTGCTCTATTTGTTCGAGTTCCAGTTGGATATTTCTTGTCTTTATGGCTGAAAAAGTACCAGTCACTTTGCTCCTCAGTCCCTATCCTGCATAATTCTGTACATTCATATTGGACAGTATTAATATTAGTAGGTACAGTTAATTTCTTGATCAAATAAATTAATCAACTCCATTAACACTTTTACTATATACCTTGGAGATCCCAAGGCTCAATTTTATAGAGGTCGACATCTTTGATAACATCAAGGTCAATCCTTCTTGCAGTAACCTTCTTCCTAAGGTAGTAATCAACGAGTTCTTCATCAGTCGGATGGAACCGGAAACCGGGGGGAACGTGTGAGAATGTGTTCATGTTATCCAGCTTCTCGCTGTTCAGTCCTGAAATTCATTTATCATATGATCATATGCTTGAATTAGTGTACCAATATTCAACCAATTAAATATTAATATCAGTCTGGCATCCTTGAAACTTAAATACTCTCACAGTTTCTTTTTTGTTGCATCTAATTGGAGAAGATAGAACCCTAG
Protein-coding regions in this window:
- the LOC133715541 gene encoding NAC domain-containing protein 7-like, whose translation is MNTFSHVPPGFRFHPTDEELVDYYLRKKVTARRIDLDVIKDVDLYKIEPWDLQELCRIGTEEQSDWYFFSHKDKKYPTGTRTNRATAAGFWKATGRDKAIYAKHDLIGMRKTLVFYKGRAPNGQKSDWIMHEYRLETDENGAPQEEGWVVCRVFKKKLPSMRRMSEHESPCWYDEHVSFMPDLDSPNHNNSNSSINNQMAYHGHFPNYPCKKELDHLPFQHHVPNEHFFQLPLLDSPKLLLQSSANAAVSSNSMTAAAYSIDINQNFHAVYGNNSNELQAVDDDQLTDWRVLDKFVASQLSQDDVSKGNGYS